A region from the Drosophila ananassae strain 14024-0371.13 chromosome 2L, ASM1763931v2, whole genome shotgun sequence genome encodes:
- the LOC26513664 gene encoding serine protease grass, protein MMYTAALTILFASCFIIHQASAIYLEPDCGTVDLNSKNSNPWMALIRNKTDFLCTGTLISNQFILTAASCIINRNQILVRLGESQNLTTAEEYSVKKAYVHVNFSSKTLENNIALLEFHKVVIFQPHIRPICIFISPKMKSWKDRAISFRSTFWVQNPNGFVADNWVVDRDNRNCDNPFGWLVTESQICVGPANLDSCSPGNPISRVYKYENSLRHIQLGLLSSCSSNGIYTDVVSFSTWIMERVWDIEIIMN, encoded by the exons ATGATGTATACAGCGGCTTTAACTATTTTATTTGCTTCATGTTTCATAATCCATCAGGCATCAGCTATATATTTGGAACCGGATTGTGGAACTGTGGATCTGAATTCCAAAAATAGTAATCCCTGGATGGCTCTAATACGAAATAAAACTGACTTTCTTTGCACTGGAACGCTAATTTCAAACC AGTTTATATTGACGGCTGCCAGTTGCATTATAAATCGCAACCAAAT ACTGGTGCGGTTGGGAGAAAGCCAAAATTTAACAACCGCAGAAGAATACTCTGTTAAAAAAGCGTACGTCCACGTAAACTTTTCATCAAAAACCTTAGAGAATAATATTGCGCTGCTCGAATTTCACAAAGTGGTGATATTCCAGCCTCACATACGACCGATATGCATTTTTATAAGCCCTAAGATGAAGTCATGGAAAGACCGGGCCATAAGTTTTCGCTCAACCTTTTGGGTACAAAATCCAAACGGTTTTGTGGCTGATAATTGGGTTGTTGATCGCGATAACAGGAATTGTGACAACCCCTTTGGGTGGCTCGTCACAGAATCTCAGATCTGTGTCGGCCCGGCTAACTTGGATAGTTGTTCCCCCGGAAATCCGATATCAAGAGTGTACAAATATGAAAACTCCTTAAGACATATACAATTGGGATTACTTAGCTCATGTAGCTCCAATGGAATATACACCGATGTTGTGAGTTTCTCTACTTGGATAATGGAAAGGGTGTGGGATATTGAAATCATAatgaattga